Proteins encoded in a region of the Gammaproteobacteria bacterium genome:
- a CDS encoding ATP-binding cassette domain-containing protein codes for MPAVEVQGLRRIFEVHGRASEPVVALDGIDLTVEEGAIHGLLGPNGAGKTTLVKILATVLIPTEGTASVLGFDVVAETARVRPLIGLVFGGDRGLYTRLTARQNLIYWAALYGVSASETSAVVGRLLDRVGLADRAGERVETFSRGMKQRLHLARGLVSDPPVLFLDEPTIGLDPMASLEFRRLVAELRDAGKTVFLTTHNLAEAEALCDRVSLIDRGRILATESPATLGLWMSRYEWVEAQHVLDEVVAEIELFVAGVERRPDGWVRFQPDADGVGRRVLRRLVDAGVSSVRTGSPSLEDVYMKLIGDRGMEL; via the coding sequence ATGCCGGCGGTAGAAGTCCAGGGGCTCCGAAGGATCTTCGAGGTGCATGGTCGCGCCTCCGAGCCGGTCGTGGCGCTCGATGGCATCGACCTCACCGTCGAGGAAGGTGCGATCCATGGGCTGCTCGGTCCGAACGGCGCCGGCAAGACGACGCTGGTGAAGATCCTCGCCACGGTGCTGATCCCGACGGAAGGAACGGCGTCGGTGCTCGGCTTCGACGTCGTCGCCGAGACAGCCAGGGTGCGGCCGCTGATCGGCCTCGTGTTCGGTGGCGACCGAGGGCTGTACACCCGGCTGACGGCACGTCAGAACCTCATCTACTGGGCTGCACTGTATGGCGTGTCGGCGTCGGAGACGTCCGCCGTCGTCGGTCGGCTGCTCGACCGGGTGGGTCTCGCAGACCGGGCCGGCGAACGGGTGGAGACCTTCTCCCGAGGCATGAAGCAGCGCCTCCATCTTGCCCGCGGGTTGGTGTCGGATCCACCGGTGTTGTTCCTGGACGAGCCGACCATCGGGCTGGATCCGATGGCGTCGCTCGAGTTTCGGCGCCTCGTCGCCGAGCTGCGCGATGCCGGCAAGACCGTGTTTCTGACGACCCACAACTTGGCCGAGGCCGAGGCGCTGTGCGACCGGGTGTCGCTCATCGACCGTGGTCGGATCCTCGCCACCGAATCCCCGGCGACGTTGGGCCTGTGGATGTCCCGTTATGAATGGGTCGAAGCCCAGCACGTTCTCGATGAGGTCGTTGCCGAGATCGAGTTGTTCGTCGCCGGCGTCGAGCGGCGCCCCGACGGTTGGGTGCGGTTCCAGCCGGACGCCGACGGGGTCGGTCGGCGTGTCCTGCGCCGTCTTGTCGACGCCGGCGTGTCGTCGGTGCGCACCGGATCGCCGTCCCTCGAGGACGTGTATATGAAGCTCATCGGTGACCGGGGCATGGAGTTGTGA
- a CDS encoding ABC transporter permease, whose translation MNAAAAAFRMQLRLALRTPNYWMVQISTIPTVIIFLSVIEAFDRPDLLINALLAPILMAMWSTALWTGGSVVRDDRWMGRLELHAAAPTGYGLVVTARVAAVVMLSLLVVPLTLVTAWATYGIDIRIAHPVVLVVALLLTAAAITGTGMIFSSLTILTRAAATFQSSASYPFLLLGGVFVPLSLLPVWVQPLGRLVFLSWGSDLIRDSVTRPVVTGLPWRVAAIASLGSVGFIAAQRLVRVVLHRVKVTGEIAAP comes from the coding sequence GTGAACGCCGCAGCGGCCGCGTTCAGGATGCAGCTGCGTCTTGCGTTGCGCACTCCGAACTATTGGATGGTGCAGATCTCGACGATCCCGACGGTCATCATCTTCCTCTCGGTGATCGAGGCGTTCGACCGTCCCGATCTGCTCATCAATGCGCTCCTTGCACCGATCCTGATGGCGATGTGGAGCACGGCGCTGTGGACGGGGGGAAGTGTGGTGCGTGACGACCGGTGGATGGGTCGTCTCGAGCTGCATGCCGCCGCCCCCACCGGCTACGGGCTGGTGGTGACCGCCCGTGTGGCGGCGGTCGTGATGCTGTCGCTCCTCGTCGTTCCACTCACGCTCGTTACCGCCTGGGCGACCTACGGGATCGACATCCGCATCGCCCACCCGGTCGTGCTGGTCGTCGCGCTGCTGCTCACCGCTGCGGCGATCACCGGCACCGGCATGATCTTCTCCAGCCTGACGATTCTGACCCGTGCCGCGGCCACCTTTCAATCGTCGGCGTCCTACCCGTTTCTGCTGCTCGGTGGCGTGTTCGTGCCCCTGTCGCTGCTGCCGGTCTGGGTCCAGCCGCTCGGGCGTCTGGTGTTCCTGTCCTGGGGCTCCGACCTGATTCGCGACAGTGTCACCCGACCGGTGGTCACCGGCCTGCCATGGCGTGTCGCCGCGATTGCGAGCCTCGGGAGCGTCGGGTTCATCGCAGCCCAGAGGCTTGTTCGGGTGGTGCTTCACCGAGTGAAAGTGACAGGGGAGATAGCG
- a CDS encoding ATP-binding cassette domain-containing protein — protein MVIDNLTKRYGRHTAVDHLTLSVEQGESYALLGPNGAGKTTTVEILEGLRDPSAGNVAVLGIDPSKHPRELHKRVGVMLQEGGISPATRPLEALRLFAAFHDHPRDLDDLVELTGLTGRLKTPYRQLSGGEKQRLSLALALVGNPQVLFLDEPTSGMDPMARRTTWAIIETLHDEGVTTLLTTHYMDEAERLSDRIGIISNGRLIAEGSPSQLIQKSGGVTLLAEPGLDTESFPIATREQAPGQYVLDVDPVTPQALATLTTWLAERGVLLRELRVGATGLEDVFLELTAED, from the coding sequence ATCGTCATCGACAACCTCACCAAGCGGTATGGCCGGCACACCGCAGTCGATCACCTCACCCTGTCCGTTGAGCAAGGCGAGTCCTACGCCCTGTTGGGGCCGAACGGAGCCGGCAAGACGACCACCGTCGAGATCCTCGAAGGCCTCCGCGACCCGAGTGCAGGAAACGTCGCCGTGCTCGGCATCGATCCGTCGAAGCATCCTCGAGAACTCCACAAACGCGTCGGCGTCATGCTGCAGGAAGGCGGCATCTCTCCCGCCACCCGGCCACTCGAAGCACTGCGCTTGTTCGCAGCGTTCCACGATCACCCCCGAGATCTGGACGATCTCGTCGAGCTGACCGGGCTGACGGGTCGCCTCAAGACCCCGTACCGCCAGCTTTCTGGCGGCGAGAAGCAGCGCTTGTCTCTCGCGTTGGCCCTCGTTGGCAACCCACAGGTGCTCTTCCTGGATGAGCCCACGTCCGGTATGGATCCGATGGCGCGCAGAACCACCTGGGCGATCATCGAGACGCTCCACGACGAAGGTGTGACCACCCTGCTGACAACGCACTACATGGACGAAGCCGAACGGCTGTCGGATCGGATCGGGATCATCAGCAATGGGCGTCTGATCGCCGAGGGATCCCCTTCGCAACTCATTCAGAAAAGCGGTGGCGTGACGCTGCTTGCCGAGCCCGGCCTCGACACCGAGAGCTTCCCGATTGCCACAAGGGAACAGGCACCCGGACAGTACGTCCTTGATGTGGACCCCGTCACCCCGCAAGCCCTGGCAACGCTGACGACATGGCTTGCCGAGCGGGGCGTCTTGCTGCGCGAACTCCGTGTCGGAGCCACCGGCCTGGAAGATGTGTTCCTCGAACTCACGGCAGAGGACTAG
- a CDS encoding GNAT family N-acetyltransferase codes for MADLITLIGTTEEPGASAAVLARGYEARPMAMSDTDAVGSLYFAAYDPGEACFTLDEAVADVAVSLDGDYGPFWAEASPVIGREGQVVAAVMTVRRAPWDETPDCPFIIEVFTDRAHRRRGLARFGIEWCLRIVREAGETAVALRVMDDNTPALALYESLGFIRWQLVQHG; via the coding sequence GTGGCTGATCTGATCACGCTGATCGGCACCACTGAGGAGCCGGGAGCTTCGGCGGCCGTTCTGGCGCGCGGGTACGAGGCCAGGCCGATGGCGATGTCGGATACGGACGCCGTCGGCTCCCTGTACTTCGCCGCGTACGATCCTGGTGAGGCGTGTTTCACGTTGGATGAGGCGGTCGCCGATGTCGCCGTGTCGTTGGACGGTGACTACGGTCCGTTCTGGGCCGAGGCGTCCCCGGTCATCGGCCGCGAGGGCCAGGTCGTTGCTGCCGTGATGACGGTTCGCCGGGCTCCGTGGGACGAGACGCCGGACTGTCCGTTCATTATCGAGGTGTTCACCGATCGTGCCCACCGTCGGCGCGGACTCGCCCGGTTCGGTATCGAATGGTGCCTGAGGATCGTGCGCGAGGCGGGCGAGACCGCCGTGGCGTTACGTGTGATGGATGACAACACTCCGGCCCTCGCCCTGTACGAGTCCCTCGGCTTCATACGGTGGCAGCTCGTGCAGCATGGGTGA
- a CDS encoding DUF222 domain-containing protein, with the protein MDSRTTDDLEQTLLATEAVIARGRAVQIAVLAELDRRQVSTADGCRSMVEWTASRLDVAPETASALIRTSRAVLDTPEVAEALTAGGVTFDRAVELCRYAATGVDNTVQTGRRFDIGGLRREVSRRHRFSRDREHQSVCDRYLAMQPNLDQTSWRLWGLLPGVDGQIVEQALIRRADMFPALPDGTRPTLGQRQADALTSIAQDSLTATAGEGTCTPLVTVFVDADPATQTQNKTGVILDSGVRIGPNALDGLLCDSQIETILTTDGTPLAVGRHTRTINPALRRAILHRDASVCTADACTSRYRLQAHHITPYSQGGPTDPENLTTLCWYHHHVVIHGMGYQIDPDTPPQRRRFLKPGGNDPP; encoded by the coding sequence ATGGACAGTCGAACCACAGATGACCTGGAACAGACCTTGTTGGCGACCGAAGCAGTCATCGCTCGGGGTCGGGCGGTGCAGATCGCCGTGTTAGCCGAGCTGGATCGCCGTCAGGTATCTACCGCCGATGGGTGCCGCTCGATGGTCGAATGGACCGCAAGTCGTCTGGATGTGGCGCCGGAGACCGCATCGGCACTCATACGGACCTCCCGTGCGGTCCTGGACACGCCCGAGGTAGCCGAAGCGCTCACCGCAGGAGGAGTCACCTTCGACCGTGCCGTCGAGTTGTGCAGATACGCCGCGACCGGTGTCGACAACACCGTCCAGACCGGACGGCGGTTCGATATCGGCGGTCTGCGCCGTGAAGTCTCCAGAAGGCATCGTTTCTCGCGTGATCGGGAACACCAGAGTGTCTGTGACCGGTACCTCGCCATGCAACCCAACCTCGACCAGACCTCATGGCGCCTGTGGGGGCTCCTGCCCGGCGTCGACGGCCAGATCGTCGAACAAGCCCTCATCCGACGTGCCGACATGTTCCCTGCCCTGCCGGATGGAACGAGGCCGACCTTGGGGCAGCGACAGGCGGACGCCCTCACATCGATCGCCCAAGATTCCCTCACCGCAACGGCCGGTGAAGGAACCTGTACCCCCCTGGTCACCGTCTTCGTCGACGCCGACCCGGCAACCCAGACCCAAAACAAGACCGGCGTCATCCTCGATTCGGGCGTACGGATCGGACCCAACGCTCTCGACGGACTCCTGTGTGACAGCCAGATCGAAACGATTCTCACCACAGACGGAACCCCGTTGGCCGTCGGGAGACACACCAGGACGATCAACCCGGCGTTACGTAGAGCAATCCTGCATAGAGACGCCAGTGTGTGTACCGCAGACGCCTGCACTAGCCGCTACCGCCTCCAAGCACACCACATCACCCCATACTCCCAAGGCGGACCAACCGATCCGGAGAACCTCACGACGCTGTGTTGGTATCACCATCATGTCGTCATCCACGGGATGGGCTATCAGATCGACCCCGACACGCCACCTCAACGACGACGATTCCTCAAACCCGGCGGCAACGACCCGCCATAA
- a CDS encoding methyltransferase domain-containing protein: protein MAPWAKTERELLSPVVETILADLEPLVGKQILVLCSASGEVAFRIADRVGAGEVLGLQLSEELLRAARSAKTEGIPVRFDKALPDRIPSPDATFDGVVSEFIVYPTSEVTDIGQSEMARVLRPSGVMTLTDVIAPEDPPADVRTAFTDAGLNYLCVATPDDFAGWMKEVGMVDVEVRELTDLVRPVWERRLATGPAAAALLLGSGPWSLGRGIRYIRVRGMKPTCLNSDGRQT from the coding sequence ATGGCGCCGTGGGCGAAGACCGAACGGGAGTTGCTGTCTCCGGTGGTCGAGACAATTCTCGCCGACCTGGAACCGTTGGTGGGAAAACAGATTCTCGTACTGTGCTCGGCGTCCGGCGAGGTGGCGTTCCGAATCGCCGATCGGGTCGGCGCAGGTGAGGTGCTAGGGCTCCAACTCTCCGAAGAGCTGCTGAGAGCGGCCCGGAGCGCCAAGACTGAAGGCATCCCGGTCAGGTTCGACAAGGCGTTGCCCGACCGGATTCCGTCTCCCGATGCGACGTTCGATGGTGTGGTGAGTGAGTTCATCGTGTATCCGACCTCGGAGGTGACCGATATCGGTCAGTCCGAGATGGCCAGGGTGCTCCGTCCCAGCGGTGTGATGACGCTCACCGATGTGATCGCTCCGGAGGATCCACCCGCCGACGTTCGTACGGCGTTCACCGATGCCGGCCTCAACTACCTGTGCGTCGCCACGCCGGATGACTTCGCGGGGTGGATGAAAGAGGTCGGCATGGTCGACGTCGAAGTCCGCGAACTGACCGACCTGGTGCGACCGGTGTGGGAACGGCGCCTCGCCACCGGGCCCGCTGCAGCAGCGCTCCTCCTGGGTTCCGGCCCCTGGAGTCTCGGGCGGGGGATCCGCTATATCCGGGTCCGGGGCATGAAGCCGACCTGCCTGAACAGCGACGGTCGCCAAACATGA
- a CDS encoding ABC transporter permease, with the protein MLRAIRAQTRFELTNAARRGEAILLLVLVPLTILLFFGYTGLFGLTVEMLIPGLLALAILSASLTSLAITTGFERKYHVLKRLGATPMPRTALIVAKTSSVFIIEIIQVAILLGVATTVFHWSADPNIGLFITAMVLGSVAMSGIGLFIAGTFRAEATLAVANGLYLTLLVLGDIIFPIWVLPPAMIVIAKILPAAPLTALFRAALNEAQFLPTDLAAMVFWAILGPALAGWFFTWEEK; encoded by the coding sequence ATGCTGCGTGCGATCAGAGCTCAGACCAGATTCGAACTCACCAACGCCGCCCGGCGTGGCGAAGCGATCCTCCTGCTCGTTCTCGTCCCGCTGACGATCCTGCTCTTCTTCGGCTACACGGGCCTGTTCGGGCTCACCGTCGAGATGCTCATTCCCGGTCTGCTCGCTCTGGCGATTCTCTCGGCGTCGCTCACGAGCTTGGCCATCACGACCGGCTTCGAACGCAAGTATCACGTGCTGAAACGACTCGGTGCGACCCCCATGCCACGCACCGCTCTGATCGTCGCCAAGACGTCCTCGGTGTTCATCATCGAGATCATCCAGGTGGCGATCCTCCTCGGAGTGGCAACCACCGTGTTCCACTGGAGCGCCGATCCGAACATCGGCCTGTTCATCACGGCGATGGTGCTCGGATCTGTGGCGATGTCGGGGATCGGTCTCTTCATCGCAGGGACCTTTCGGGCCGAAGCGACGCTCGCCGTCGCCAATGGTCTCTACCTGACGCTGCTGGTGCTCGGCGACATCATCTTCCCGATCTGGGTGCTCCCTCCGGCCATGATCGTGATTGCCAAGATCCTGCCCGCGGCGCCGCTCACCGCGCTGTTCCGTGCCGCACTCAACGAGGCCCAGTTCCTCCCCACAGACCTCGCCGCGATGGTCTTCTGGGCCATCCTCGGCCCGGCACTGGCAGGCTGGTTCTTCACATGGGAAGAGAAGTGA
- a CDS encoding penicillin acylase family protein, which translates to MRKFLKILLILVLALVILIAAGGFVTVRASFPTTDGELALSGLQNPVDIYRDGNGIPHIYATNSHDLFFAQGYVQAQDRFWQMDFQRHVGRGRLAEIFGESQVETDQFLRTLGWERIAEQEWATASPDGALALASFADGVNAYLADHQGASLSLEYAVLKLNNRSYVPSPWSPIDSLVWAKVMAWDLRSNMDLEIFRAKVSKLIGDRVDDLYPPYPEDRPVIVPDFGAATTSAAAPALPDEADGLLARTADTIELINQLTGPVGSDIGSNNWVISGSLTSTGEPILANDPHLGIQMPAIWYETGLHCTTVSDACPYEVAGFSLLGAPGIVIGHNANIAWGVTNLAADVQDLYIEKINPDNQNQYEVNGEWVDADSHIETINVAGGEPVQMKVRVTRHGPIISDVYGRLEDFDEKTDIPLPEPYAIALRWTALEPSRTLEAIVAIDRAANWNEFQDGISMWDVPSQNFVYADIDGHIGYHAPGRIPIRANGDGRSPVPGWTDTYEWTGFIPFDELPSSFDPPEGFIVTANNAVTRPGVGPFLAREWAYGSRAQRIVDMIQDAGTSISPDDVRAMQFDAASIHADVLIPRLVGLASASSEVRQAQAILESWADENGEYRFDVDSQGAALFGAVWKNLLILIYNDDLPEGFRPSGRDSSLEAIRQILDDPTNVWWDDQTTSAVETRDDILEGALLASWNELNDTLGEPASWRWGDLHTATFVNQTFGKSGIAPIEMLFNRGPFKVPGGTDMVNATSWLVEEGYEVVAIPSMRMVIDFSDLNASTALHTTGQSGHAYHPHYDDMIQRWATGETAPLYWDRDSIVAASEGHLKLVPGATD; encoded by the coding sequence ATGCGCAAATTCCTCAAGATCCTCCTCATTCTCGTTCTCGCTCTCGTAATCCTGATCGCCGCCGGCGGGTTCGTCACCGTGCGCGCCTCGTTCCCCACCACGGATGGGGAACTGGCTCTCAGCGGTCTCCAGAACCCCGTCGACATCTACCGCGATGGGAACGGCATACCCCATATCTATGCGACGAACAGCCACGACCTGTTTTTCGCACAGGGATACGTCCAGGCGCAAGATCGTTTCTGGCAGATGGACTTCCAGCGTCACGTCGGTCGCGGACGTCTCGCAGAGATCTTCGGCGAATCCCAGGTCGAAACCGACCAGTTTCTCCGTACGCTCGGATGGGAACGGATCGCCGAGCAGGAATGGGCGACTGCCTCGCCGGACGGCGCACTCGCCCTTGCATCGTTCGCGGACGGCGTCAACGCGTACCTCGCCGATCACCAGGGAGCATCCCTGAGCCTCGAGTACGCGGTCCTGAAGCTGAACAATCGCTCCTACGTCCCCTCTCCGTGGAGCCCGATCGACAGCCTCGTCTGGGCCAAGGTGATGGCATGGGACCTGCGCTCCAACATGGATCTGGAGATCTTTCGCGCAAAGGTGTCCAAGTTGATCGGTGATCGCGTCGACGACCTGTACCCCCCGTACCCAGAGGATCGGCCTGTTATCGTCCCCGACTTCGGAGCGGCAACGACGAGCGCCGCCGCTCCGGCACTGCCCGACGAGGCAGACGGCCTCCTCGCCCGCACCGCAGACACGATCGAACTCATCAATCAGCTCACGGGGCCGGTCGGCTCGGACATCGGCTCGAACAACTGGGTGATCTCCGGATCCCTGACCTCCACCGGCGAGCCCATCCTGGCGAACGACCCGCACCTCGGCATCCAGATGCCCGCCATCTGGTACGAGACGGGCCTTCACTGCACGACCGTATCCGATGCCTGCCCCTATGAGGTCGCCGGCTTCTCCCTCCTGGGTGCCCCAGGAATCGTCATCGGCCACAACGCCAACATCGCTTGGGGTGTGACCAATCTCGCCGCAGACGTGCAAGACCTGTACATCGAAAAGATCAACCCGGACAACCAGAATCAGTACGAGGTCAACGGCGAATGGGTGGATGCGGACAGCCACATCGAGACCATCAACGTCGCCGGCGGCGAACCCGTACAGATGAAGGTCCGAGTGACCCGCCACGGTCCGATCATCTCCGATGTCTACGGACGCCTCGAAGACTTCGACGAGAAGACTGACATCCCGCTCCCCGAGCCATACGCGATCGCTCTTCGCTGGACGGCACTCGAACCGTCTCGGACACTCGAAGCCATCGTGGCAATCGACCGCGCCGCCAACTGGAACGAGTTTCAGGACGGCATCAGCATGTGGGACGTCCCGTCGCAGAACTTCGTCTACGCGGACATCGACGGCCACATCGGATATCACGCTCCCGGAAGGATCCCGATTCGAGCCAACGGTGACGGACGCAGTCCCGTCCCCGGATGGACGGATACGTACGAGTGGACGGGATTCATCCCCTTCGACGAGCTTCCTTCGAGCTTCGACCCGCCCGAAGGCTTCATCGTCACCGCGAACAACGCCGTGACCCGCCCTGGAGTCGGCCCTTTCCTGGCCCGCGAATGGGCGTATGGGTCACGGGCACAGCGAATCGTCGACATGATCCAGGACGCGGGAACGTCCATCAGCCCTGATGACGTGCGCGCCATGCAGTTCGATGCCGCCAGTATCCACGCCGACGTGCTCATACCCCGCCTGGTCGGACTCGCTTCCGCTTCCTCGGAGGTTCGACAAGCCCAGGCAATCCTCGAGTCCTGGGCGGATGAGAACGGGGAGTACCGCTTCGATGTCGACAGTCAGGGAGCCGCACTCTTCGGAGCCGTATGGAAGAACCTGCTGATCTTGATCTACAACGACGACCTGCCGGAAGGCTTCCGCCCGTCGGGCAGGGACTCCTCGCTCGAGGCGATCCGGCAGATCCTCGACGATCCGACGAACGTCTGGTGGGACGACCAGACCACCTCGGCGGTAGAGACACGGGACGACATCCTGGAAGGGGCACTCCTGGCCTCCTGGAACGAGTTGAACGACACGCTCGGAGAGCCCGCTTCGTGGCGCTGGGGCGACCTACACACGGCGACGTTCGTAAACCAGACGTTCGGCAAGTCCGGGATCGCGCCAATCGAAATGCTGTTCAACCGAGGACCGTTCAAGGTACCCGGCGGCACCGACATGGTGAATGCAACGAGCTGGCTCGTCGAGGAGGGGTACGAAGTCGTCGCAATCCCCTCGATGCGCATGGTGATCGACTTCTCCGATCTCAACGCATCGACGGCACTCCACACGACCGGTCAGTCGGGTCACGCGTATCACCCCCACTACGACGACATGATCCAACGGTGGGCCACGGGTGAGACGGCTCCGCTCTACTGGGACCGCGACAGCATCGTGGCGGCGTCGGAAGGGCACCTGAAGCTGGTGCCGGGAGCGACCGACTGA